The following proteins are encoded in a genomic region of Streptomyces sp. NBC_01723:
- a CDS encoding beta-ketoacyl-ACP synthase III, producing the protein MTASSDRVGAVVTGLGTCLPETVVTNDELSRHLDTDHAWIHSRTGIERRRRASAGTTTGDLAVTAGAAALKSAGRDDCDLVLLATTTPDRRCPATAPRVASRLGLRAAAFDLSAVCSGFVYGLSVADAMITAGTCERALVIGADVYSSIVDPGDRGTAVVFGDGAGAVLLERGRTGDPGAVLHTELGSDGTGDDLITIPPDGDHLTMRGSDVYARAVTTMTESARSVAAHAGWDLADVDAFVGHQANLRILTSVAKRLGLPRERVVSNIADVANTAAASIPLALADAAAEGRVGSGDRLLLTAFGGGLTWGSAAVVWSGAEPVQDQRS; encoded by the coding sequence GTGACCGCGTCGAGCGACCGCGTCGGCGCCGTCGTCACCGGACTCGGCACCTGCCTGCCGGAGACGGTCGTCACCAACGACGAGTTGTCCCGGCACCTGGACACCGACCACGCCTGGATCCACAGCCGCACCGGCATCGAACGCCGCCGCCGCGCGTCCGCCGGGACCACCACCGGGGACCTCGCCGTGACCGCCGGGGCCGCCGCGCTGAAGTCCGCCGGACGCGACGACTGCGACCTCGTACTGCTCGCGACCACGACACCGGACCGGCGCTGCCCCGCCACCGCCCCCCGGGTGGCGTCCCGGCTCGGGCTGCGGGCCGCCGCGTTCGACCTGTCCGCCGTGTGCTCCGGGTTCGTGTACGGGCTGTCCGTGGCCGACGCGATGATCACCGCGGGCACCTGTGAGCGGGCCCTGGTCATCGGCGCGGACGTCTACTCGTCGATCGTCGACCCCGGCGACCGGGGTACGGCCGTCGTCTTCGGCGACGGGGCCGGCGCCGTCCTCCTGGAGCGCGGCCGGACCGGTGATCCGGGTGCGGTGCTCCACACCGAACTCGGCAGCGACGGCACCGGCGACGACCTGATCACCATCCCGCCGGACGGCGACCACCTCACCATGCGGGGCAGCGACGTCTACGCCCGCGCCGTGACGACCATGACGGAGTCCGCGCGCTCCGTGGCCGCGCACGCGGGCTGGGACCTGGCCGACGTGGACGCCTTCGTCGGACACCAGGCGAACCTCCGCATCCTCACCTCGGTCGCCAAGCGCCTCGGCCTGCCCCGGGAGCGGGTGGTGTCGAACATCGCGGACGTCGCCAACACCGCCGCCGCGTCCATCCCCCTCGCGCTGGCCGACGCGGCCGCCGAGGGACGTGTCGGCTCCGGGGACCGGCTGCTCCTGACCGCCTTCGGCGGCGGCCTCACCTGGGGTTCCGCCGCCGTCGTCTGGTCGGGCGCGGAACCCGTGCAGGACCAGCGGAGCTGA
- a CDS encoding CbrC family protein: MALGEPVVQGDEGKEGRRRRPAGAAGPCAAPPICDRTACFRYHPDPLASGSIRASAESCACCGRSTGWIYTATFYSAQEVSGRFCPWCIADGSAAGRFAGEFTDSYGLDGVSDDVLYEVTRRTPGFHAWQDPHWLVHCRDAGAFVGEVGYTELAEHPEALDQLRADMRMDGCHDESQVERILTHLGEGMRAMLFRCQKGPTSEISGVGPF; this comes from the coding sequence ATGGCTTTGGGGGAGCCCGTTGTCCAGGGTGACGAAGGCAAGGAAGGGCGGCGCCGGCGACCGGCCGGCGCCGCCGGGCCGTGCGCGGCACCTCCGATCTGTGATCGGACTGCTTGCTTCCGGTATCACCCGGATCCCCTGGCAAGCGGGTCCATCCGCGCGTCCGCCGAGTCGTGTGCCTGCTGCGGCCGCAGCACGGGCTGGATCTACACGGCCACGTTCTACTCCGCGCAAGAGGTCAGCGGACGCTTCTGCCCCTGGTGCATTGCAGACGGGAGCGCGGCTGGTCGCTTCGCGGGTGAATTCACCGACTCCTACGGGCTCGACGGCGTGAGCGACGACGTGTTGTACGAGGTCACCCGCCGCACACCTGGGTTCCACGCTTGGCAGGATCCGCACTGGCTAGTTCACTGCCGCGACGCGGGTGCCTTCGTGGGTGAAGTCGGGTACACGGAGTTGGCGGAGCATCCCGAAGCCCTCGACCAGCTGCGGGCCGACATGCGCATGGACGGCTGCCACGACGAAAGCCAGGTCGAGCGCATCTTGACCCACCTCGGCGAGGGGATGAGGGCCATGCTCTTCCGGTGTCAGAAGGGGCCCACTTCCGAAATTTCGGGGGTGGGCCCCTTCTGA
- a CDS encoding FAD-dependent monooxygenase yields the protein MVPKLRIAVVGGGIGGLAAALALTRKGHEVRVFEQAPELRESGVGMHLGPNGSRILERWGLGERLRALGVRPTGMEVRDWSHGATLVRQPMGEEWLAEFGAPYYTIHRADLHTMLAESLPSGVVRAGHRLERFTETGREVRLEFAGGATAEADVLIGADGAHSVVRRTLAGPDTAVFSGQSAFRGIVARDQVPGLPGDTLLVWAGPDARMLVYPVRGGEFLTFVAVVPDARWRLESWSAPGELDELAARFDGWNLDVKSLVAAVRETRRWALYDREPLARWSAGAVTLLGDAAHPMLPHHGQGVSQAVEDAAVLAHCLDAPSAAAPSTPAGRRLIADALDAYEGVRRPHTTRVQLGSRGGGSQRLRPDEDGGESTGTMSSLVQDVSWIQRHDAEADLPDLPRAH from the coding sequence GTGGTGCCGAAGCTGCGGATCGCAGTGGTCGGCGGGGGCATCGGCGGACTCGCCGCCGCCCTCGCCCTGACCCGGAAGGGCCATGAGGTACGCGTCTTCGAACAGGCGCCGGAACTCAGGGAATCGGGCGTGGGCATGCACCTGGGCCCCAACGGCAGCCGCATCCTGGAGCGCTGGGGCCTCGGCGAGCGGCTGCGCGCCCTCGGCGTACGGCCCACCGGCATGGAGGTGCGGGACTGGTCGCACGGCGCCACCCTGGTGCGGCAGCCGATGGGCGAGGAGTGGCTGGCCGAGTTCGGGGCGCCGTACTACACGATCCACCGGGCCGACCTGCACACCATGCTCGCCGAGTCGCTGCCGTCCGGCGTGGTGCGGGCGGGACACCGGCTCGAGCGGTTCACCGAGACCGGGCGGGAGGTCCGGCTGGAGTTCGCCGGCGGCGCCACCGCCGAGGCCGACGTGCTGATCGGCGCGGACGGGGCGCACTCCGTGGTGCGCCGCACGCTCGCCGGGCCCGACACGGCCGTCTTCTCCGGCCAGAGCGCCTTCCGCGGCATCGTCGCCCGCGACCAGGTCCCCGGCCTGCCGGGCGACACCCTGCTGGTGTGGGCCGGACCGGACGCCCGCATGCTGGTGTACCCGGTGCGCGGCGGGGAGTTCCTCACCTTCGTCGCTGTCGTGCCCGACGCGCGCTGGCGGCTGGAGTCGTGGAGCGCCCCCGGCGAACTGGACGAACTCGCCGCCCGCTTCGACGGCTGGAACCTCGACGTCAAGTCGCTGGTCGCCGCGGTGCGGGAGACCCGCCGCTGGGCGTTGTACGACCGTGAGCCGCTGGCCCGCTGGAGCGCCGGGGCCGTCACCCTCCTCGGTGACGCGGCCCACCCGATGCTGCCCCACCACGGCCAGGGCGTCAGCCAGGCCGTCGAGGACGCGGCGGTCCTCGCGCACTGCCTGGACGCGCCGTCCGCCGCCGCGCCCTCGACCCCCGCCGGCCGGCGCCTGATCGCGGACGCGCTGGACGCCTACGAGGGCGTCCGCAGGCCGCACACCACCCGGGTCCAGCTCGGCTCCCGGGGCGGCGGCTCGCAGCGGCTGCGGCCCGACGAGGACGGCGGCGAGTCCACCGGAACGATGTCCTCCCTCGTCCAGGACGTGTCCTGGATCCAGCGCCACGACGCCGAGGCCGACCTGCCGGACCTGCCGCGGGCCCATTGA
- a CDS encoding phosphopantetheine-binding protein, which translates to MSTDPKSVVHGILAEDLEVEPADITDAALLRDLELDSLAVAELIVRIKEETGVDLAGEETRIADLSVGEVVSLAGAGLEAA; encoded by the coding sequence ATGAGTACGGACCCCAAGTCGGTTGTGCACGGGATTCTGGCCGAGGATCTGGAAGTGGAGCCGGCGGACATCACGGACGCGGCGCTGCTGCGGGACCTGGAGCTGGACTCGCTGGCCGTCGCCGAGCTGATCGTGCGGATCAAGGAGGAGACCGGCGTGGACCTCGCCGGTGAGGAGACGCGGATCGCGGATCTCAGCGTGGGGGAAGTCGTCTCGCTGGCCGGCGCGGGTCTGGAAGCGGCGTGA
- a CDS encoding DUF1931 family protein — protein sequence MTVMSIARFERFFRAAAGLNVDKNDLKRYSDFVDAKLYDLLTVAQATAKANGRDVIRTCDLPITKGLQECIHHFRKIDQEVEIKPILEQLATHPALDRTPDEETEAAYPDIVGGLSLALGQSFKILHPDLKNPQTQHWDEARAVFDLLL from the coding sequence ATGACAGTGATGTCCATCGCCAGATTCGAGAGGTTCTTTCGCGCGGCCGCAGGACTGAACGTCGACAAGAACGATCTCAAGCGCTACAGCGACTTCGTCGACGCCAAGCTCTACGACCTGCTGACCGTCGCCCAGGCCACTGCCAAAGCCAACGGGCGCGACGTCATCCGGACCTGTGACCTGCCGATCACGAAGGGCTTGCAGGAGTGCATCCACCACTTCCGGAAGATCGACCAGGAAGTGGAGATCAAGCCGATCCTGGAGCAGCTCGCCACCCATCCCGCGTTGGACCGCACGCCCGATGAGGAGACCGAGGCGGCCTACCCGGACATCGTGGGCGGACTCAGCCTCGCCCTCGGCCAGAGCTTCAAGATCCTTCACCCCGATCTGAAGAACCCCCAGACCCAGCACTGGGACGAGGCCCGAGCCGTCTTCGACCTCCTGCTGTGA
- a CDS encoding acyl-CoA dehydrogenase family protein, with protein sequence MTQREEELARVLSGPEFATIRPDDLSVRDYSLLTLRRARLLNGAGFAANSLWLGRGDSDRFPEFLRTMGWIGAYDLSLLNVLVSHQIAGDALLSHAGTEQLDSWTAEIDSMERMYCFAGSELLAGSDLKQVRTVATYDPRDRTLVLNTPRPADSKVWTGNSLHSGDVAMVLSRLVVGGRDEGHHWLRVPLRADGRVLPGVRIGRAEPKGGVTANQTGVLTFTDHRLPLSALMNRWASVDEEGRYSSPLPRHRRFEECLATFTHERLFPSVGAAYAQLLACAITTRFAAVKQTFGRPLLGHEHYRMRLTAAVGRSLGARHAMAALSDIAVARSAQGAPARDQVLHALISCGKSGSTGDARHTLAETRELCGGLGYHDANQIAPLLHDYEIAVTFGGDNTVLGYQATRFALRHRADFDRVLDEAAAGATRLDAARVLRAVCYALLDRVERDGAGEASAQWSRAVHQMLAIGHWAREAANPLSERLLGQYAAACVLEHALTGLRAGILDQDALLGFEAARHEAAGASLDAEALLGELAVPEGLISAPIAHPDFAERHAAVAHAGSGQPTHPAPADAAPDAHAHAQAQAEADAHAASGAHATPGAVQAGVRP encoded by the coding sequence ATGACGCAACGCGAAGAAGAGCTGGCCCGTGTCCTCTCCGGGCCCGAGTTCGCCACCATCCGGCCCGACGACCTCAGCGTCCGCGACTACAGCCTGCTCACGCTGCGCCGGGCGCGGCTCCTCAACGGGGCCGGGTTCGCGGCGAATTCGCTGTGGCTGGGACGCGGTGACAGCGACCGCTTCCCCGAGTTCCTGCGCACCATGGGCTGGATCGGCGCGTACGACCTGTCCCTGCTCAACGTCCTCGTCTCGCACCAGATCGCGGGCGACGCGCTGCTCAGCCACGCCGGTACGGAGCAACTCGACTCCTGGACGGCGGAGATCGACTCGATGGAGCGGATGTACTGCTTCGCCGGGTCCGAACTGCTCGCCGGGTCCGATCTGAAGCAGGTGCGGACCGTCGCGACGTACGACCCCCGCGACCGCACCCTGGTGCTCAACACCCCGCGGCCCGCCGACAGCAAGGTGTGGACCGGTAACAGCCTGCACAGCGGCGACGTGGCCATGGTGCTGAGCCGGCTGGTGGTCGGCGGGCGGGACGAGGGGCACCACTGGCTGCGGGTTCCGCTGCGCGCGGACGGGCGGGTGCTGCCCGGCGTGCGGATCGGGCGGGCCGAGCCCAAGGGCGGCGTCACCGCCAACCAGACCGGTGTGCTGACCTTCACCGACCACCGGCTTCCGCTGTCCGCCCTGATGAACCGGTGGGCGTCGGTCGATGAAGAGGGCAGGTACAGCTCCCCGTTGCCGCGGCATCGGCGGTTCGAGGAGTGTCTGGCCACCTTCACACACGAGCGGCTCTTCCCCTCGGTGGGCGCGGCGTACGCGCAGCTGCTCGCCTGCGCGATCACCACCCGGTTCGCGGCCGTCAAGCAGACCTTCGGCCGGCCGCTGCTCGGCCACGAGCACTACCGCATGCGGCTGACCGCGGCCGTGGGCCGTTCGCTGGGCGCCCGGCACGCCATGGCCGCGCTGTCCGACATCGCGGTGGCCCGCAGCGCGCAGGGGGCCCCGGCCCGCGACCAGGTGCTGCACGCCCTCATCTCCTGCGGGAAGTCCGGCTCGACCGGCGACGCCCGGCACACCCTCGCCGAGACCCGGGAACTGTGCGGCGGGCTCGGCTACCACGACGCGAACCAGATCGCGCCCCTGCTGCACGACTACGAGATCGCCGTCACCTTCGGCGGCGACAACACCGTCCTCGGCTACCAGGCGACCCGGTTCGCGCTGCGCCACCGCGCGGACTTCGACAGGGTGCTCGACGAGGCGGCCGCCGGGGCCACGCGCCTGGACGCCGCCCGGGTGCTGCGGGCCGTCTGCTACGCCCTGCTCGACCGGGTGGAGCGGGACGGCGCCGGGGAGGCCAGCGCCCAGTGGAGCCGCGCCGTCCACCAGATGCTGGCGATCGGCCACTGGGCCCGCGAGGCCGCGAACCCGTTGTCCGAGCGGCTGCTGGGGCAGTACGCGGCGGCCTGTGTGCTGGAGCACGCGCTGACCGGGCTGCGGGCCGGGATCCTCGACCAGGACGCGCTCCTCGGGTTCGAGGCGGCCCGGCACGAGGCGGCCGGCGCGTCCCTCGACGCCGAGGCGCTGCTGGGTGAACTGGCCGTTCCCGAGGGGCTGATCAGCGCGCCCATCGCCCACCCCGACTTCGCGGAACGGCACGCCGCCGTGGCCCACGCCGGGTCCGGGCAGCCCACGCACCCGGCCCCCGCCGACGCCGCTCCCGACGCCCACGCCCACGCCCAGGCCCAGGCAGAAGCCGATGCCCACGCCGCATCCGGCGCCCACGCCACCCCCGGCGCCGTCCAGGCGGGAGTGCGCCCGTGA
- a CDS encoding beta-ketoacyl-[acyl-carrier-protein] synthase family protein encodes MTEGPVAITGAGLVTPAGTDADSTWEAMCAAESLESGDPEPLAGTGAWHSLRVPELRPGQLTGRGTARTDPFIRFALAAVEEALTQSRLDPGSWDGSRVGIVVGSAFGGVTTHDEQHRRMERQGAGMVSPYLHPRALINMAAGTIGARYGITGPGHTVAAACASGASAFGLGKMLLDAGVCDTVVACGTDAAITPLVVSGFARMGALSEQKATDASRPFAADRDGFVISEGAAAVVMEKPAKARARGAEVLGRLLGHADTSDAHHPTAPRPDGAGAAAAVERALAAARMSVRDVSSVNAHGTSTPQNDQTEARLIARLFPHGPAVTANKGLLGHTLGAAGAIEAVLTLRSLRTGILPPIAHTERADPGLPDLDLVLGGPRRHGGSVAVSTSFGFGGSNCALVLDAA; translated from the coding sequence GTGACCGAGGGGCCCGTGGCCATCACCGGTGCCGGACTGGTGACGCCGGCCGGCACCGACGCCGACTCGACCTGGGAGGCGATGTGTGCCGCCGAGTCCCTGGAGAGCGGTGATCCGGAGCCGCTGGCCGGTACCGGGGCCTGGCACAGTCTGCGGGTGCCCGAGCTGCGGCCGGGGCAGTTGACCGGGCGCGGGACCGCCCGTACCGATCCGTTCATACGGTTCGCCCTCGCCGCCGTCGAGGAGGCGCTCACGCAGTCGCGGCTCGATCCCGGTAGCTGGGACGGCAGCCGGGTGGGGATCGTGGTCGGCAGCGCCTTCGGGGGTGTCACCACGCATGACGAGCAGCACCGGCGGATGGAGCGGCAGGGCGCGGGCATGGTCTCGCCGTACCTGCATCCCCGGGCCCTGATCAACATGGCCGCCGGGACCATCGGTGCGCGGTACGGGATCACCGGGCCGGGGCACACCGTGGCCGCCGCCTGCGCGTCCGGCGCCTCCGCCTTCGGGCTGGGCAAGATGCTGCTGGACGCCGGTGTCTGCGACACGGTCGTCGCCTGCGGCACGGACGCCGCCATCACCCCCCTCGTCGTCTCCGGGTTCGCCCGCATGGGCGCGCTGTCCGAGCAGAAGGCGACCGACGCGTCCCGGCCGTTCGCCGCCGACCGCGACGGCTTCGTGATCTCGGAGGGTGCCGCGGCCGTCGTGATGGAGAAGCCGGCGAAGGCCCGCGCCCGGGGGGCCGAGGTGCTGGGGCGGCTGCTCGGGCACGCCGACACCTCCGACGCGCATCACCCGACCGCCCCCCGTCCGGACGGCGCGGGCGCCGCGGCCGCCGTCGAGCGGGCGCTGGCGGCGGCGCGCATGTCGGTGCGGGACGTGTCCTCCGTCAACGCGCACGGCACCTCGACCCCGCAGAACGACCAGACGGAGGCCCGCCTCATCGCCCGCCTCTTCCCGCACGGCCCGGCCGTCACCGCCAACAAGGGCCTGCTGGGCCACACCCTCGGCGCGGCCGGCGCCATCGAGGCCGTACTGACCCTGCGCAGCCTGCGCACCGGCATCCTCCCGCCCATCGCGCACACCGAGCGGGCCGACCCCGGCCTGCCCGACCTCGACCTGGTCCTCGGCGGCCCGCGCCGGCACGGCGGGAGCGTCGCCGTGAGCACCTCCTTCGGCTTCGGCGGCAGCAACTGCGCGCTCGTACTCGACGCCGCCTGA
- a CDS encoding inositol-3-phosphate synthase, producing the protein MRTGIWLVGARGSVATTTVVGAAALRAGLVPATGCVSTLEAFDGVPLPGFDDLVFGGHDVVDTSLVKRAEQLADAGVVPRGLPGVLTAELDAADAEIRPAPPGTESGDQAAAAEALVADLTGFRERLGLDRVVVVNVSSTQPPAAPHPAHASAAALREALARGERPLPVSSLYAYAALRAGCAFVDFTPSTGARLPALDELARERGLPYAGSDGKTGETLVKSVLAPMFARRALRVRSWSGTNLLGGGDGATLADPERVVSKNASKGLVLEAELGHAVDGGVHIHHVPDLGEWKTAWDHVTFEGFLGARMTLQFTWQGCDSSLAAPLVLDLARFTALAHRAGVAGPVPELGFFFKDPVGSTEHDLAAQYATLVGWARAVGAPA; encoded by the coding sequence ATGCGTACCGGAATCTGGCTGGTGGGTGCCCGCGGCTCGGTGGCCACGACGACCGTCGTCGGCGCCGCCGCGCTGCGCGCCGGACTGGTGCCGGCCACCGGCTGTGTGAGCACGCTCGAAGCCTTCGACGGCGTGCCGCTGCCCGGCTTCGACGACCTGGTCTTCGGCGGACACGACGTCGTCGACACGAGCCTGGTCAAACGGGCCGAGCAGCTCGCCGACGCGGGCGTCGTGCCGCGCGGCCTGCCGGGCGTGCTGACCGCGGAACTCGACGCGGCCGACGCCGAGATCAGGCCGGCGCCACCGGGCACGGAGAGCGGCGACCAGGCGGCGGCCGCCGAGGCGCTCGTCGCCGACCTCACCGGATTCCGGGAACGCCTCGGTCTGGACCGGGTCGTCGTCGTGAACGTCTCCTCCACCCAGCCGCCCGCCGCACCGCACCCGGCACACGCCTCGGCGGCGGCGCTGCGCGAGGCGCTGGCGCGCGGTGAACGGCCGCTGCCCGTCAGCTCCCTGTACGCCTACGCGGCACTGCGGGCCGGCTGCGCCTTCGTCGACTTCACCCCGTCGACGGGGGCGCGCCTGCCCGCGCTGGACGAACTGGCCCGGGAGCGGGGCCTGCCGTACGCGGGCAGCGACGGCAAGACCGGGGAGACCCTGGTCAAGTCGGTGCTGGCGCCGATGTTCGCCCGCCGGGCGCTGCGGGTGCGCTCCTGGTCCGGCACCAACCTGCTCGGCGGCGGCGACGGCGCCACCCTCGCCGACCCCGAGCGCGTCGTCAGCAAGAACGCCTCCAAGGGGCTGGTGCTCGAAGCGGAGCTGGGCCACGCGGTGGACGGCGGCGTGCACATCCACCACGTCCCCGACCTCGGGGAGTGGAAGACCGCCTGGGACCACGTGACGTTCGAGGGCTTCCTCGGGGCGCGCATGACCCTCCAGTTCACGTGGCAGGGCTGCGACTCCTCGCTGGCCGCGCCGCTCGTGCTGGACCTGGCCCGGTTCACGGCCCTCGCGCACCGCGCGGGCGTCGCCGGGCCGGTGCCGGAGCTGGGCTTCTTCTTCAAGGACCCGGTCGGCAGCACCGAGCACGACCTGGCCGCGCAGTACGCGACGCTCGTCGGGTGGGCGCGTGCGGTGGGGGCGCCGGCGTGA